In the Armatimonadota bacterium genome, GCCCAGGGGACCACGGCCCCGTCCAGGAGGCTCTTGTCGCGGTCCAGGACCAGGTCCGGGTCGAACTCCTGCTTGAACCCCAGGCCGGTGCACGTCGGGCACGCCCCGTAGGGGCTGTTGAACGAGAAGATGCGCGGCTCGATCTCGGGCAGCACCGTGCCGTGGTCCGGGCAGGCGAACTGCTGGCTGAAGACCAGCACGCCGTCGTCGGGCGTCGGCCCCCGGCGGGCCCGCGGCACGGATGCGGCAGGCGCGCCCTCGCCGTCGCCCACCACGTCGACGAAGACCAGCCCCTGGCCCAGCTTTAGCGCCGTCTCCACCGCGTCGGCCAGGCGCGCGCGGACGTCGGGCCGCACCACCAGCCGGTCCACCACCACCTCGATGGTGTGCTTGCGGTGCTTGTCCAGCGGAATCTCCTCGGACAGGTCGTAGACCAGGCCGTCCACCCGCACTCGGGCGAAGCCCTGCCGGCGCAGGTCGTCGAAGAGCTGGCGGTACTCGCCCTTGCGGCCGCGCACGATGGGCCCCAGCACCTGCACCCGGGTCCCCTCGCCCAGCGCCAGCACCTGGTCCACGATCTGCTCCCGGCTCTGCCGGGCGATGGGCCGGTCGCACCGGGGGCAGTGCGGCGTCCCGACGCGGGCGTAGAGCAACCGCAGGTAGTCGTAGATCTCGGTGACGGTCCCCACGGTCGAGCGCGGGTTGCGGGGCGCGCCCTTCTGGTCGATGGAGACCGCCGGCGACAGCCCGTCGATGCTGTCGACGTCGGGTTTCTCCATCAACCCGAGGAACTGCCGGGCGTAAGCGGACAGGGACTCCACGTACTTGCGCTGTCCTTCGGCGTAGATGGTGTCGAAGGCCAGCGAGGACTTGCCCGACCCCGAGATCCCGGTGAGGACCACGAACCGGTCCCGCGGGATCTCCACGGTGATGTTCTTCAAATTGTGCTCGCGTGCGCCGCGGACGACGATCCGGTCGCGTGGCATGGCGTCCCCGTCTACCCCCGCCGCCGGCCCCGCCCGGGACCGCGTCCCCGCCCACGCGCCCCGGCCCGCCCGCCCGCGCCGGCGAAGAACGGCTCGCCCAGGCCCTTGCGCAGCTCGGTGATCTGGTCGCGCAACACGGCGGCCTTCTCGAACTGCAGCTCGGCGGCGGCCTGGCGCATGGCCCGCTCCAGGGCCGCGATCGTCTGCTCGAGTTCGGCCGGCGACAGCATCAGCAGCCGCGCCACCTCCCACGGCACCTTGGCCCGCTGGGTCTCGGCCAGGCGGATCAGCTCTTCGGCGGTCAGGAGCTCCGCCGACGGCTGGTAGGTGGCCAGGTCCTCGGCCACCTGCTCGACGTCGATCATGTCGCGGATGGGCTTGACGACCGTCGCCGGCGTGATGCCGTGCTCGGCGTTGTAGCGCAGCTGGATCTCCCGGCGGCGGTTGGTCTCGGCGATGGCGCGGCGCATCGAGTCGGTGACCTCGTCAGCGTAGAGGATGACCCGGCCGGCGACGTTGCGGGCGGCGCGTCCCATGGTCTGGATCAGCGCGGTCTCCGAGCGCAGGTACCCCTCGCGGTCCGCGTCCAGGATCGCCACCAGCGACACCTCGGGCAGGTCCAGCCCCTCCCGCAGCAGGTTGATGCCGACGATGACGTCGTAGGTGCCCAGCCGCAGGTCCTTGAGGATCTGCACCCGCTGGAGGGTGTCGATCTCGGCGTGCAGGTAGTGGACCTTGACGCCCAGTTCCTGCAGGTAGGCCGTGAGGTCTTCGGCCATGCGCTTGGTGAGGGTCGTCACCAGGGTGCGCTCGCCCCGCGCCACCTGGGCCTTGATCTCCGCCAGCAGGTCGTCCACCTGGCCACGGGCCGGACGGACCTCTACGTACGGGTCGACGAGCCCGGTGGGCCGCACGATCTGCTCGACCACCCGGGCGCTCACCTCGAGCTCGAACGGCCCGGGGGTCGCCGAGACGAAGATCGCCTGGGGGATCAGCCGCTCGAACTCGTCCCACGACAGCGGCCGGTTGTCGTAGGCCGACGGCAGCCGGAACCCGAACTCCACCAGGTTGCGCTTGCGCGAGCGATCGCCCTCCAGCATCCCCTTGACCTGGGGGATCGTCACGTGGCTCTCGTCGACCACGAGCAGGAAGTCCCGCGGGAAGTAGTCGAGCAGGCAGCCCGGGCGCTCGCCCGGTGCCCGCCCGTCCAGGTGCCGGGAGTAGTTCTCGATGCCCGGACACGTCCCGGTCTCGCGCAAAAGCTCCATGTCGTAGCGCGTGCGGAACTCCAGGCGCTGCGCCTCCAGCAGCCGGCCCTGGCTGCGGAACCACGCGAGGCGCTCCTGCAGTTCCGCCTCGATGGAGGCCAGGGCCCGCGCCAGCCGCTCCTCCGTCGTCACCCAGTGCCGGGCCGGCCAGATCGCCACGGCCTCCTTGCTCTCGAGCACCTCGCCGGTGAGCGGGTCGAGTTCGAGGATCCGCTCCACCTCGTCCCCGAACAGATCGATGCGAACGGCGCGTTCCTCGTAGGCGGGGAAGACCTCGATGACATCGCCCCGCACCCGGAACCGGCCGCGGGCGAAGTCGATGTCGTTGCGCTCGTACTGGATGTCCACCAGCCGCCGCAGGAGCTCCTCGCGGGTGCGGCGCTCG is a window encoding:
- the uvrB gene encoding excinuclease ABC subunit UvrB gives rise to the protein MSAFTMETDLPPRGDQPRAIAELVESVRAGHRYTTLLGVTGSGKTYTVARVIEQLQRPTLVLAHNKTLAAQLYSEFRQFFPHNAVRYFVSYYDYYQPEAYVPQTDLYIAKDASINDEIDRLRHAATKALMERRDVIVVASVSCIYGLGRPEDYKEVMLLVRRGERRTREELLRRLVDIQYERNDIDFARGRFRVRGDVIEVFPAYEERAVRIDLFGDEVERILELDPLTGEVLESKEAVAIWPARHWVTTEERLARALASIEAELQERLAWFRSQGRLLEAQRLEFRTRYDMELLRETGTCPGIENYSRHLDGRAPGERPGCLLDYFPRDFLLVVDESHVTIPQVKGMLEGDRSRKRNLVEFGFRLPSAYDNRPLSWDEFERLIPQAIFVSATPGPFELEVSARVVEQIVRPTGLVDPYVEVRPARGQVDDLLAEIKAQVARGERTLVTTLTKRMAEDLTAYLQELGVKVHYLHAEIDTLQRVQILKDLRLGTYDVIVGINLLREGLDLPEVSLVAILDADREGYLRSETALIQTMGRAARNVAGRVILYADEVTDSMRRAIAETNRRREIQLRYNAEHGITPATVVKPIRDMIDVEQVAEDLATYQPSAELLTAEELIRLAETQRAKVPWEVARLLMLSPAELEQTIAALERAMRQAAAELQFEKAAVLRDQITELRKGLGEPFFAGAGGRAGARGRGRGPGRGRRRG